The genomic window AATATATAAGAAGTGTAGTCCGAGACGTAAGGCCCCCATCCATCGAAACCTTTTCAGATGAGTTGAAAGTCCTCCAAGCGCACACCCCGTTCATGCAAAGCCAATGGCAGCATGCGAGGATCCGAATTCATAGTATACTCATTGTTCCTATTCCGAAACCACCTAAAAAGCATTGGATCATCCCTTGTTCCCTCCTCCTGGACAGCTTCCCACTCAGGGGGTAGTTTCCCCAGTCTGGGGTCCTTCTGCGTCTCTTCTTTTGTATCCTTGGTGAAGAAGTAAGGGGCTTGGGCACCGAAAGAATCGGGGTTGTACTGAATAATCCATGGTGATGGAAGAGGGCCTAGAAATGCCTCTGCATTGGAGAAGCCGTGGAGGTAGCAGATTCCCACGAGCATAAATGTTCATACTGTTGTCGGGCGGAGGATAGCCAGTACGCTGCATCCGAGGATGGCACATATGATATCACCTATCGCTCAGTCAGTTCCAGGTACCTAACAATCTGGACCTAATACTCCTATCTGGTGCTGTGTTTCGATGAGCTAGACTAAAGTAGCCTTGGTCTGAAGTGGCAAAGGCCTGCTTGGTAAGGAACTGTAGGTCATAGGCATAAGCACCTATATCTGGGTGCCTGCTGGAGTCCTGAGAGTCGACCAAGAGTTTTTCAGTTTGTCTTTCCATTCATCAAGGTATGGATGGACGGCCGAGGTAGGGAACCGATCTCTAAGTTGATCCTGACCGAGAGTCATGGCAAATGCATCCATGACGCTTTCTTCTGTAGGATATAGCCCTGTCGCGAGATTATCCGGCTTCCAATCGTGGATTACTGCCAGCCTCTTGGTCAAATCATTGGGATATACTCCCTTGTTGCTCTTCACGGTACCCACTCGAATGCCAGACACATTTAGGGCGCCGGGGGCCTGGTAGGTCGCATGGGAACAAGACATTCCAGACGCATACCTTCCCCCTCGGAACGGCAACTCTACCAGATCACCATAGAAATCGGGGACCCACGACGGAAGTTGCCGGGCCTGACTCGTCCGCAAGCTGCAGAATTCGGGATGAAGCCGTTCCATCTGGTCCGTCATGGCCAGAAACACGTCACCCTCCGTTGCACAACTCGTCTTTTGAGAGATCAACTGGAGGCCCCCACAAGTAACATGTGCGGCCGTGCACTGTCAGCCCAATGTTCATTATTTCAGGCGTGAACTTGCCGCGAGATATGCTTTTCTGCATCGTTTGTTATACGGCAGATAAGGTTTTAGGCCATAAGCCATAGTGATATGAAATGAAATCTTCGTCCTTTACTTACCTCCTAAAGGACTACCTAACGCCGCATACTCTTAATCCATATACCGAGCCGTGATCAAAGAGCTATAGGCAAATCAGAGGCTCCTAAGGCTCGTTCCGAAAGGCATTGGCGGGCCCGCAGGGACCAGTCTCCTGTTGTGTGGCCTACCGTATCGTACTTGGATTCTTCCCCGTCCACGTGACCCATCTACTACAACTGATAGATCTCAGCGTTTCTCAGCACTCGAAGCGGTAGCATCAGCATGCTCTCTGCGCCCACATATCCGAGAGATATCATGAGCGGCGTCAAGAAAGGCGGTATATGGCCCATCCGGCGTGCAGTACCGCTGCAGATCCTGGCCCAACAATGCTGCCGAGGGCCGACCGGCAAGAACCTGTCCAGTCTACTGCCGCCACCACCTCAGCAAGCAATGATTGTAAGTATTCGATTTGGAAGATTATTCGGTTCGTAGCATTAGGGATCCTGCTGGAAAGGGGTTTGCCAGGAGCAGCCACACTGCTGGCGACATCTATATAAAGGGCTGGCCCACCATACAGAACAAGGTCAACTCCATTACGCCCTCAAATGTAGCTACCTACACCCCTAAACCCTAACtgttatataagaaagaactTCTTCGTCTCTCCCCTCGCCTCCGGATGCTTGGTTACGTCCTCCGCACGCTGGCAGCTACCCCTGTAGTTCTTCCACTGCTCAGGACTTCTAACTGTGGCGCCTGTCTGGTGATGGCGCGATTCATCTTCAATAGCGTATCGGCTTGATGTCTTTCCGACAATCAAAGAGAGGGCGGCGTCCTTTAGTAAAGCCTGCAGCGCCTTGTCAGGGTTCATCGCTTCGTCTCACCTCGAGAAATCAGGTGAGCTTGTATTCGGAAAGGATCCATCCAGGATGGTGTGTCTGTTCATAATCTCGGTTTGATCGGTTAAGTTCTTGCCCTCGCGAGATTTTCGGTGATTAGAACCGGCTGCGATGCCTTGGTCGACCTCGTCATTGTACTCATTTGCCAATCGTGCTTTGGACCGCGCCATGCTGAAGATCCTGCCGGCACCGTAGAGTTGCGTTGAAATCCAAAGGGAGAAAACCAATGGTAGGGTGATGTGGAATGAGAGACTCCAGCGGTCCCATGAGCGTTGGAGGAGCCAGATAGTAACTGCAGTTTCGACGGTGGCACCCAACATGACCCAGACGCAGCAAGCGTAAGACATCCGGGACAGTAGCCGATGATTGTTGTTCTTGACACGCCAAACAATCATAAATGTGTAAAGAGGGAGTTCAACTACAACATCAAAGGATCCTATAATCAGAGAATTAGGTCAGTTCGTAACTTCCACCGCTCCTGGTGCGCACTAAATAAGGAAGACAAAGGGAGTAGGAAATCGCGAGAGAAAGTCATACCCCACACCATGCACATGTAAAACTCAATGGTTGCCTCGGGATACTTCTTCAAATCGCTAAAGAAAGCCAACGCGACCTGGATGACAATCAAGACGCCGATGTGGTGTGCGATACTGATCGCGCTGGCAAATCTGGTCCGAAAGCACATCTCGAATAGATAGTATGCGCTGTAAATCTGAGAGAGGATAAATAGGTAGTCGCCATAAGTGATGTTAGAACGCCGAGATCTCATGAAGTTTGAAGACAGTCGAGCATGGCCAACGAGGAAGTCGAAAACGGGATAAGCGCCAAAGATCATGAGCGTAAGCATGATCACCACGCCAAGGTGGAAGTAGGTGAAGGATCGGCGACGTCTTTCATTGTGGCCGAGTGATAGTTCCTCCCAGAGAGTTCCGTACACCCTTGGGAGCACCCATCGCTCCAATACGTTGGATAGCAACACGATTGCAAGGATGCACGAACTGAGGACTAACGAACTTCGCGTTAGGAGGTCCGAAAGGGGCTCATTCACAAGGGATGTGATCTTCGGTTCCATTTTGTTTTCgttgagctcaaggagcgTGGTAGTGATCGTAGTGAAGTTGGCGCTTGAGGTAGTGGTTGGAAGTAGGTCATCATCCCCGTTCGCCCTTTGATCTgcccttatatattttaacaAAAATGGTGAGGAAATATGCCTTGGTCCATTAATAACATTACCCTTAAGAATCAGCTAAGAGCGCATCGCATTCATCGTAAAATTCATCCAAACAGTCACCCCCCATTCCAATTACAGTTCTAATGCGTACAAATTTCGCACTTTCTGATAGTTGTACTATCATTAGTAACAGTACTCGTAACCGGACTACTAGTGCCAGAGACATTACTCGTAAAGAACTATCATGGGGCAGTTGGCCTCTGGTGTCGCACATTGGGATGCCACTCTTGGCCCCGTATCAGGTCTACTGGTAGTCGGAGTTCGCCCAGAGAACGGGGGCGCGGCAAGCGGTTTCCGAATAGCGCCAGTCTTGGCAAGATTGCTTGTGTGCCGAGTCGCTAGCGGGGCTCGAATACGCAGACCAATAGACACATTTTAGAACATGGAAGCCGGGATCTATTCTGGGGGAGGCCTCGGTCGAAATGGGGCTGAGTCTGGAACCATGTCTCTTTGTTACCAGACGAAAACTTTTGATGCCCTGGTCTCCGATCTCCGAGCGAAAGGTGTAACTCAGCACCTATAGACACCCACCACATCGGCTACAAACCTGCCCAGACCCACGGACGTGCAGGGTAAAGGCTTGACCAACGATTTCATCCACACCGTAAACGACGACGCCGGGGTTTTGGACTGTACGTGGTGTCCCAAATCCCCGAGGAGTCACCGGTGGGTCCCCGTCGCCTTAACAACACCAATGACCGCATCCCGCGGACTCCAATATACAGGCCGGAGGGGTTGTCTTGATGCGCCCTGCACCCTCCAGCCATGTCCCTTCGCCGCCCGCGGAACGCGAGCCTACTTTCACGGCTGGGAAATGCCCGCGAGAAGCTTCCTGGGATTCTTTTGAGGGTTAACATAGTTCCCGGGCGTCGTTGTGAGGTACGTGTTTCCGGCAGGAGTAATCCCATCACCAATGAGGAATGGGATGCCCTTGTCGCATTGCCGGCCAATTCCCCCATTGCTTCCAGGCAGCCTCCACGCAAACTTTGTAGGCGTCGTTTGTATGCTCCAGAGAAAGGTTGGCGGGTTTGAGTGAGAAATGCCAACATACGTGTCAACTTCTGGCCTTCGGAGCAACTGTCATCCTTTGATGGAAGCCTTCACCGAGTCCTCGGGTTTCTGTATCTGTGGCCGTGGAAATGTTGTGTCTAATGAGTCGATCGCAAGATTGCATGGAGAACAAGTGAACCGGTTGCTGCCATGACGCCAGTACAGCCAGCTGACCCGTGCGGGTGTTTTGATATCCGATACACGGGCCAAGTTTTAGAAATTGACTAACATGCCGCCCGGCTCCGACGTGGTCCGTCCGGCCGATATAGGCCCACTCCGCTTCAGATTGACTATGCCAAAATAGGAAGCCTGGGGCGAGCTCCATGGCAGATGCTATTTTATTTATGCATGTTAGAAGCAGCAGGTTTGGAAGCAGGTCTGGAAGCCCTTGGTCCGCTATCGTGGTGTCAAGTGTCTCGAGGAAGCGCCAAGGTCCTTTCATCAGGGCGGGGCCCATGCCTGCATCCTCAGCAGATCAATACACATGCGGCAGCTCCATCTGAAAATCACCATTAAATGAACACACCACAAACACCTCGTCTTGTCCTTCCTCTCTCAGCATGCCACGGGCCACATCGACTTCTGCTGGTCAGGCTTGGCAGGGTAGGCAGATGCCTCCACGTTCGTTCAAAGGCTGTTGGACATGCCGCGACCGGCGAGTCAAATGCGATGAACAGAGGCCCATCTGCGATCGGTGTCGTCGTTCTGGCCTTCCCTGCCAAGGCTACGGTGTGCGTCTTAGTTGGTCTTCAACAAGACAGTATCAAGGGACCGCTGAGACAGCGGCTGCCGCCGGCCGGGCGCATGTCAGATTGTCGCCACCTGTCTCTCAGTCGCCGAGGCAGTCGAGCCGAGCCACGCCcccatcaccgccatcgGAGTCTTGTTGCTACGACGCAAGCCCGGGGCCGATCCAAGAAGAAACAGCCCAAGTCATCCCGTCGGACCTAAGTTCGAACCTGAGCTACGAATCAAGACCCATCCATGCGCCCCTCTGTGGTTCGACGCAGCAAGGTGAGGAGGATCTGGCCAATCCTGCCAAGTCGGTATTTGTCCGACAAAGCCAGTCTCCCCAATCTCTCTCTTCGATAGAGGGGGCCCTCTCGTCTGTGTCACAACATGACATCTATCACCCGGCAGATCCTAGTACTCTAGGTTGGAGCGGTCTAGGACCATCGCCGCCTGTTACAACTGTGGGTGCCTGTGGACTGGGAATCAACGGCCTTCAAGGCACAGCAATTCTTACTCCCTCTACAAGTGCATTGGATGACACGAGCAAGTTCTTACCATCCCGGGAACAACAACCAGAAAAGGCTCATTCGAGAACACCGGCCCTCCGCCACATCGACTTTCTGTCCATGCCGTCTCGTCAAAAGAGTCTCATCTTTCACTGGGTTACATATCTAAGTGGCAAATTGACGTTAACGGACGGGCCAGACAACAGGCTGAAGACGGCCATGCTCCCCCGCGCTCTTGCCGGGGTATGCGGCAGCTCGACACAGTCGACGCCCGACATTGCTATATTCCACGCCATCTGTGCGGGGTCCGCCTTCAATTTATTCGAACTGTCGGGTCGCAGGGATTCGACTCTAGAAGTCCTCGCCCTCAATCACGAGGGACTGGAGTTGGAGCACCTGCGATTCTGTCTCGGGCGCCAAGACGTAATCCGTAGCCAGTCCCTTGGCCCGGCCATCTTGGCGTCCATAATGGTGGATGCCGTCTCCGGGACGAAAGGAAGATGGAAAACACACTTGAGCGGCGGAATATCATACCTGAAACATCTCCAGAGACAGAGACGTCTTGCCGAGGATGAGTATGAATTCCCGGCCAACATTCTCCGGATGGCGTTGCTGAGCCACTGGGACATGTCTGGCGAGAGGAATCTAGCGCTTGATTCATtcgacctcgacgatgccAACTGCTTCTCCGGCGCACGCAGCCCACTCTTCGCAAACCTCGCGGCCATGGCCCGGTTTGAAGGGTCTACTGATTATTGCCCATCAACGAGCGAGCTGGACACGTTTGAGCTGCAATTATACTTGAGCTTTCCCCCGAGTCAGGACTCGCAAAGAATCGACCTCGATCcctgcgccgccgccgccgagacaCACGCAGCGCGGGCATTCTACTACGCGAGCCTGGTGCACTTCCAACGCACGATACGCAAAACACCTCCCGATGCGGTTCGCTCGCTCGTGAACATCGGCCTCCAGGAACTCGAAGCGATACAGACTGCGACTGGCGGAGCTGCGGGAGTCATGGTCCTCTGGCCTGCCCTTGTGCTGGGGGCCGAGGCATCAACCCACGACCTCAAAGCGCGGGTGAGAATATGGTTTCAAGCGAAGGAGGTCTTTGGCATTAGAAATGTGCACGTGATCCACgatctcatcaaggacctGTGGGCACGAAGAGCGCATGATAGCAGTTTGGCCTGGCAGCATCTAATTGTGGAGGAGAGGTATGATGTCTTTAGATTGTAGGGTCAGAATGGGAGGTGGCCTGTTCATTTGACAAGGAGCAGAAAAGGTCACACCCAGAGGATATATGTGACATGGTAATTGCCAAGCACAGCCTTGCGGCTTAATGCAAGTATGATCCTGAGTCCTTAAGTAAGTGTCCGCTATTGGTGCGAAACTCTGGCAGGCTCGGTTCGGTCCGTCAGTCGGCGGCTTCGAAGAAGTTTGCATCATCATGTCACCTACAATACTACAAGGGAGGATCCGGGATCATGAGAAATTTTATCGTGCAAAGTTCAAGGCATAAAAGAATAGAATCGAGAAACAAGAGTGAAATTTCTTACAAGTAGCGCAGGAAGTGACCAACCTCGGAAATGGGCCGAAGACAACCTCAGCTCTTTTCAATCTTGTAGCCCCCAGCGCAAAGGCGCTGGAAGGTTCTCTTGGGGTCGTACTTGACCGATATATCTCGCAATTTGGTCCAGTTCTCTGTCCCGTAGCTCGCAATGACGTCGTCGTCTGATGCCGCATTGTTCATCCAAATCTGAGGCATCAATACGCCACGAGCCTGTGCGGCTTCTCTAAGCCGAGTGATGCACTGCTTTCCAGCATTCAGGATGTACTCAGTGTCTTTCTCATGCAGCCATGCGTTGTCGAGAAAGACGACTGGTATAGATGGTTAATACATTGGGACCACAAAAAGACGGGAGTTGGGTAGGCAGCTCACTGGATTGGTCTTCCTCGGCCCAGCCAGGAGGGGTCCCGCCACGCTGGTTTGATTCGCGCATGGTTCTGCCCGAGATGGCTGACATGTTCAAGGTGGCAGATGCGTCGGTGGCTTGGGCAGAATCTTTGAACGAATCGTAGAATATATCAACGGCTTCATAATAAAACTCCAGGTTCGCCTTGACAGTCAAGCAAAGCATCGAAGACCTTGTGTCGTCAGCAAAATCGGCCACGACCATATGGTTGGGGCTTGAAACTTACCGCGTGCTCTCAGAGAAGTATATATTTTGCCCTCCACTTGCTGCAGCTGCATCTGGATCATCATGATAGGCCAGCTGGAAAGGCGTGCAGTTCCTGGTCAGGATCGACGTTGGGTTCAGGTCGAAGAAGCAGTCAAAAGCCGTTGGGTGAGATTTCTCGGAGATTTGTCTATCCGCCGAAAGCACACTCTGGAGGTACTTGTGACCCCCAGTCATGCTCCAGCCTGTGAGGGACTCGACACCAGAGTCTTCCAGCAGGTTCTCCGTCTGGAATTTGTAGTAAGCTTCAGCCCACT from Fusarium falciforme chromosome 2, complete sequence includes these protein-coding regions:
- a CDS encoding Zn(2)-C6 fungal-type domain-containing protein; its protein translation is MLPRALAGVCGSSTQSTPDIAIFHAICAGSAFNLFELSGRRDSTLEVLALNHEGLELEHLRFCLGRQDVIRSQSLGPAILASIMVDAVSGTKGRWKTHLSGGISYLKHLQRQRRLAEDEYEFPANILRMALLSHWDMSGERNLALDSFDLDDANCFSGARSPLFANLAAMARFEGSTDYCPSTSELDTFELQLYLSFPPSQDSQRIDLDPCAAAAETHAARAFYYASLVHFQRTIRKTPPDAVRSLVNIGLQELEAIQTATGGAAGVMVLWPALVLGAEASTHDLKARVRIWFQAKEVFGIRNVHVIHDLIKDLWARRAHDSSLAWQHLIVEERYDVFRL
- a CDS encoding Mitomycin radical oxidase; translation: MATSTQQQIEFLSGLGLNSQQITSIQGRGGASGQFAEHVLTAIYPTAVESPETPAYDEAVKGNWSALARKRPSIVFRPSSAEEVAKAVVILEFSDQKFAIRGGGHSPNPGWASIEQGVLISTDRLNGLQYDESSKIARIGAGNRWGMVYSYLEPYGVLVTGGHSSPVGCVGQITGCGNSPWFHKYGWSCENVVNFEVVTTGGKIINANKDENEDLWWALKGGSNNFGIVTRLDMSTFPVSNGVWGGIIMHDWSTDTQRKWAEAYYKFQTENLLEDSGVESLTGWSMTGGHKYLQSVLSADRQISEKSHPTAFDCFFDLNPTSILTRNCTPFQLAYHDDPDAAAASGGQNIYFSESTRSSMLCLTVKANLEFYYEAVDIFYDSFKDSAQATDASATLNMSAISGRTMRESNQRGGTPPGWAEEDQSIVFLDNAWLHEKDTEYILNAGKQCITRLREAAQARGVLMPQIWMNNAASDDDVIASYGTENWTKLRDISVKYDPKRTFQRLCAGGYKIEKS